The following coding sequences are from one Phoenix dactylifera cultivar Barhee BC4 unplaced genomic scaffold, palm_55x_up_171113_PBpolish2nd_filt_p 000194F, whole genome shotgun sequence window:
- the LOC120105106 gene encoding uncharacterized protein LOC120105106: MGDLSRILRREYEPGPDCAWIWRLELHPRVALFLWKVVWDRLPTRAVLGGRGMRIPLVYGDCRVAETVDHALFRCTWARSTWRLAGVPHEVWRCRDLFLQAMCQGSESPELRQEAVRVSCTAYQIWLARNTRTFGERRMSPRFVVESARIQAAELCYTIHVGGTLIAWDI; encoded by the coding sequence ATGGGCGATCTCTCCCGCATCCTTAGGCGGGAGTACGAGCCTGGCCCAGATTGTGCCTGGATCTGGCGACTGGAGCTCCACCCGAGGGTAGCGTTGTTCCTTTGGAAGGTGGTCTGGGACCGTCTTCCTACAAGAGCTGTACTTGGAGGTCGAGGTATGAGGATCCCATTGGTGTATGGGGATTGTCGTGTGGCCGAGACGGTAGACCATGCCCTGTTTCGGTGCACATGGGCTAGGAGTACTTGGCGTCTGGCAGGGGTCCCACATGAGGTATGGCGCTGTAGGGACTTGTTCTTACAGGCCATGTGTCAGGGCTCGGAGTCCCCGGAGCTTCGTCAGGAGGCCGTTCGAGTGAGCTGCACTGCCTACCAGATCTGGCTGGCTAGGAATACTCGCACTTTCGGCGAACGACGTATGTCGCCACGATTTGTGGTCGAGAGTGCCCGCATTCAGGCGGCAGAGCTGTGTTACACCATCCATGTTGGAGGGACCTTGATAGCTTGGGACATCTGA